The following are encoded in a window of Pecten maximus chromosome 17, xPecMax1.1, whole genome shotgun sequence genomic DNA:
- the LOC117315007 gene encoding BTB/POZ domain-containing protein 6-like: MASVVELDWQCNRTLVQCLDYMLTSGLACDVTFLVGEGKARLSAHRTILVARSPVFYAMLEGRLAERGEIIIPDISQESFSLLLRYVYTDDIKLTIANVTPVLSAARKYCVDQLVKKCEEFLQTNINAENVCLMLENSHMFMEENLRQNCFQIIHDSSEKILQTTDFTELCCACVKSITESDDLAVDESLVYEAVIRWSEAECGRQGLEVTDINRREVIGDILYTVRFPIMDTKYFAREISFRDILTTKEISNIYRYDKDNMFNLCKFSVSRRHKRKPKEGEFESVTRFGRTRRARRHIWNSTYGSDSIAFRSNEDVYLHGILTYGAQDGCEEIVIGVYNEKGDTLYRGSHSLSHKTYCQVVFDDVISVCRGETIDVVLHGGVHATAYGLDGKCTVQFQDVIITFLDSTSHPCVSTNATQGQIPGLLLSL, translated from the exons ATGGCCTCTGTTGTTGAGCTTGACTGGCAGTGTAACAGAACCTTGGTTCAATGTCTTGATTATATGTTGACTTCCGGTCTGgcttgtgacgtcacattccTGGTTGGAGAAGGCAAGGCCCGGCTTTCTGCCCACAGAACTATTCTAGTGGCTAGAAGTCCAGTATTCTACGCCATGTTGGAAGGCAGACTAGCAGAGAGAGGGGAGATAATTATTCCGGATATATCGCAGGAATCATTTTCACTTTTATTAAG GTATGTGTATACAGACGATATCAAGTTAACTATCGCCAATGTGACGCCAGTCTTATCAGCTGCTCGGAAATACTGCGTAGATCAACTGGTGAAAAAGTGCGAGGAATTCCTTCAGACCAACATCAATGCAGAAAATGTGTGTTTGATGCTGGAGAATTCCCATATGTTTATGGAGGAAAATTTAAgacaaaattgttttcaaataattcacGATTCAAGCGAGAAAATACTACAAACTACGGACTTTACAGAGCTGTGTTGCGCATGCGTGAAGAGCATCACGGAATCTGACGACCTAGCAGTGGATGAGAGTTTGGTGTACGAGGCGGTGATTCGGTGGTCGGAAGCGGAGTGTGGGCGTCAGGGTCTGGAGGTGACTGACATTAACAGACGGGAAGTAATAGGGGACATCCTCTATACTGTCAGATTCCCAATCATGGATACAAAGTATTTTGCACGAGAAATATCATTCCGAGATATCTTAACGACAAAAGAAATATCGAATATATACAGGTACGATAAAGACAACATGTTTAACTTGTGTAAGTTTAGTGTGTCGAGAAGACACAAGAGGAAACCAAAAGAAGGCGAGTTCGAATCTGTAACACGGTTTGGACGGACCCGGCGAGCTAGACGACATATATGGAACTCTACGTATGGAAGTGATTCTATTGCGTTCCGGTCCAACGAAGATGTGTACCTCCACGGAATTCTTACTTACGGAGCACAAGACGGCTGTGAGGAGATCGTGATAGGCGTTTACAATGAGAAAGGGGATACACTTTACAGGGGAAGTCACTCTCTCTCACACAAAACGTACTGTCAAGTGGtgtttgatgacgtcatcagtgTATGTCGGGGTGAAACTATTGACGTGGTGCTCCATGGCGGTGTACACGCTACAGCGTATGGCCTGGACGGCAAATGTACTGTCCAGTTTCAGGATGTTATTATAACTTTTTTAGATAGCACATCACATCCCTGTGTAAGCACGAACGCGACCCAAGGACAAATACCGGGATTATTGTTGTCGTTATAG
- the LOC117315718 gene encoding putative protein TPRXL, translating to MLGVFPRLLCVSLVLLAVFGHVSETVPVWNTGSDSNYTPVQPTRMNSSLIYRWLIRLMSRKDLYSWINFHVHPHLLPKTTVKTDTTTPAVPLSDNELQIQRDTDEFGTVPIVGPRASSSSGNEAQDAPTSPALIVVRDVEDATTSHPVTLLSTASIVNNGIPMIILSGNKDVDRIGDNSQTTSTDDSSTPQMIRDTFDDMPVAGGTMSPSDKGDNTAPVPIIVNPGGNTDDDSNSNSDSTNDPDSSLTIVRDKEGDSDIQSNNDTPSSSSSSSTSQSSTSTSGSTSSSGLLILNPADLLNQGFNLG from the exons ATGCTCGGAGTATTCCCTCGTCTCCTGTGcgtttccctagtgttgcttGCTGTGTTTGGACATGTATCAGAGACAGTACCTGTCTGGAATACAG GTTCCGACAGTAACTACACACCCGTCCAGCCTACCCGGATGAACTCCAGTCTGATCTACAGATGGTTAATCAGACTGATGAGCCGTAAAGACCTCTACTCGTGGATC AATTTCCACGTCCATCCACACTTGTTACCAAAGACCACCGTGAAAACAG ACACGACAACGCCGGCAGTGCCATTATCTGACAACGAACTGCAAATTCAGCGAGATACTGATGAATTTGGCACCGTGCCAATTGTAGGACCAAGGGCTTCTTCCAGTTCCGGTAACGAGGCCCAGGATGCACCCACTAGCCCTGCACTGATCGTTGTAAGAGATGTAGAAGATGCCACTACGTCACATCCGGTCACACTGTTGTCGACCGCCAGTATAGTGAACAATGGTATTCCGATGATAATATTATCTGGTAACAAGGATGTCGACAGGATCGGCGACAACTCTCAAACGACGTCGACTGATGATTCGTCTACGCCACAGATGATCAGGGATACATTCGATGACATGCCTGTAGCCGGAGGCACGATGAGTCCTTcagacaagggagataacaccGCACCGGTTCCAATTATTGTAAATCCGGGCGGAAATACAGATGACGATTCTAATTCAAACAGCGACTCGACGAATGATCCGGACTCGTCTTTAACCATAGTTCGGGATAAGGAAGGGGATTCGGATATCCAGAGTAATAACGACACTCCTtcttcatcttcatcatcatcaacatcgcAGTCATCGACCTCGACGTCTGGTTCTACGTCATCATCTGGTTTGCTCATTCTGAACCCGGCAGATTTATTGAACCAGGGATTTAACCTCGGTTAG
- the LOC117315257 gene encoding antigen LPMC-61-like: MMQQETRAQSQRTSRHGGQQETRAKLQRTSRLGEQQETRAQLQRTSHLGEQQETRAKLQRTSRQGEQQETRTQLQRTSRLGEQQETRAQLQRTSRLGEQQETRAQLQRTSRLGEDKSPEPNGCSPEMSYIALWHKAIGNIVGHGLHYIS; this comes from the exons ATGATG CAACAGGAGACTAGGGCTCAATCACAGCGTACATCTCGTCATGGCGGGCAACAGGAGACTAGAGCTAAATTACAGCGTACATCTCGTCTGGGCGAGCAACAGGAGACGAGAGCTCAATTACAGCGTACATCTCATCTGGGCGAGCAACAGGAGACTAGAGCTAAATTACAGCGTACATCTCGTCAGGGCGAGCAACAGGAGACGAGAACTCAATTACAGCGTACATCTCGTCTGGGCGAGCAACAGGAGACGAGAGCTCAATTACAGCGTACATCTCGTCTGGGCGAGCAACAGGAGACGAGAGCTCAATTACAGCGTACATCTCGTCTGGGCGAGGACAAATCTCCCGAACCCAATGGATGTTCTCCCGAAATGTCTTATATAGCGCTGTGGCACAAAGCTATTGGTAATATTGTGGGTCATGGTTTGCATTACATTTCTTAA